TTACCCCAGGGAGCAATAGTTGCTACGAAACCATGTAAGCTAAGCCGTTCTTAAATGATCAATTGTTTTTGTCCCTAAGGAATCCCTTAGGAAGATCACCACAACCCTAGCCCTGAAGAATGAAGAAATTCAAAACTTTGTCTGTTGTCTCAAACAGAGCTTAGAGAACCTGGAGGTAAAGCATCGAttgttcacactcacacacccgtCAGTTAGCTAGCAGTTCGGCGTTGAAACAGATCAACGTGCAACGCACAAGTAATCTAAAGTGTAAAGGCAAACTGTTAAAGATCCACACCACAACatcattagccaatcagaaggaTTCCTCTCACATTGCTTCTACTTCCTGTGTCCCAGATGAACTCGAACCGCGTGCAGGAAGACATGGAGGCGGAGTTCACCTCCCTGCACTCCGTCCTGGATGAGCTGAAGGAAGGAATGGTCACGCGTATAAAACAAGAGAGGGCCAGTCGCACCTACGAACTACAGGTCAGCTCTGggttaataaaaataataaaaatacatttgatttgattctgcTCTACCCACTGAGCTAGTCCCTCCTCCACAGAAAGTCATAAAACAGGATGTTCTAAGACACGATATCCTCCGAGAACTCCCACGGCTACAGCTAGTACAGTCCTGGTGTTATTTTGCGTGATTAATGAACAGAGCCAGTTCCAGATGACGTCTTGCCCTGACCTTGCCCgcttgtgtgtatgactgtttcCTCAGAATCAGCTGAGCGCCTGTTCTAAGGCCCTGGAGAGCTCTGAAGACCTCCTGGAGCAGGCCAATCAGACGCTCTGCTCTGCTGAAACAGAGGATTTTACCCAGGTATCCGCTCCGTGATTCACTTCTGCTGAAGTTAAAACAATGTTGCGTCATCGCTATTGGCAAGAGCTTTGTTTAcaagttgtttttttttacaagcctACCCTCCTGTCGAGCAATGTCACGTAGCTTTGTTCTGATTTGTCAGCGTCCTGTGATGTAATGCGTAACAGGCATCATGTGTTCATTGTAAGAATGAGCTGCAACTCAGTTGTCTTTGGGTCTGTGTACatcctttctccttctttctctcctccctctccttcctgcttctcctcaggCGGCCAAAGACATTAAGGATAGGTATTGTACATAGCTGTTCCTTCTTCATCCAAGTGTCCTAACACTTAAACCATCCGTTCACGTAGCACATGTATCCGACTGACTCTAGTCCGACAGCGGCAGAACGTGTTGCAGCATGCTCTTTCCACGACACCTGAAAACAAGCAACCGAGCTCTGCCTAGTCCAGCAACAGCTAGTCCTGTAGTAGCATGCACTCCAGGAAACTGGAAGAGCCAAAGCACCTCTCCTGTGTTtcaaacctgtctgtctgtctgtccgctgTTTCCCCCTCTggtgttttctgtttgttttgcaaGAGTCCTAGATAACTGTTTATGAATACTTTGTTTGTGTGCGGTAGTCAGAGTAACTAGGGTTATTACTTTGGTGTTATGTGGCTAGCTCACGGAACTTGAGATTTAGGAAAACAAACTTGTCTTCAGTCCTGTGGTGATTTGAATTTGGCACGCgtttcgctgtgtgtgtgtgtgtgtctttgtttgtgcGAGGGCAGCGTGACAATGGCCCCAGCCTTCCGGCTGTCTCTGAAAGCAAAGGCCAGTGACAACATGAGTCACATGATGGTGGATTTTACCCAAGAAAGGGAGATGCTACAGGCCATTAAATTCCTCCCAGGTCAGTCTTTGTCTCCTGATTTCTTTATCTTGACCACCAGGCTGAATACATAACTCCTCTTCATGTGACTAACAAGGTAACATTTCCAAATGGTGTTAAGCACACTCTTAAGAGTACACAGTGCACTGCAATGCAAATACCCGCAGGGACTGTCAAACTGTCAACTCTGCTGCACAGATGTCTAATACCTTTGTGCATACATATAAGGGATGCCATTATGTGGAAATACATTGATTTGGTAAACAGGTTTAGCAAGCCGTGAACGAACACACATTCCTCTCTGTGTTTTTAGTGCCCGCGACACCCGAGATCCAGGTGTCAGAGTGCCAGGTGTGTGACAACACGGTAACGGTGCTGTGGACCCTTCCGGAACCGGACACCAAGATAGACCACTACGTGCTGGAGCACCGGCGCACCAACCACGAGGGGCCCCCCCGCGTCCGGGAAGACTACCCCTggatggtggtggaggggatcCGCGAGATGGAGCACATCCTCACAGgtaggagcaggaagagggggaggagcaggaggagggggagggggaagagaaggaggaggaggaggaggaggggggaggaggacagggagggggagcagaatAGACACAAGAGCAATAAATGAGTCTGGCGAGTCAGAGGGATCGATTTTGTGTAtcaaataacaataaaaaggAGGAATTGCAGTATGCATCTGCTTTTGAACGTGTAATAAAACGTGTGACACCAGTTTGAACGGACACTATAATTCCACCCACCTCCAGGGCTTCGCTTCGACACTCGCTACATCACGTTTCGCGTGAAGGCGTGTAACAAGGCCGTGGCAGGGGAGTTCTCTGAACCGGTAACTCTAGAAACACACGGTGAGTCATAACTCATAATGTAACGTAACTCTCTACACACatgaaccccccccacacacatgaacccccccccacacacacacacatgaaccccCCCACACGCACTAACCCTCAAGGCCCGACCTGTGTCCTCTCCCGCCTGCAGCGTTTGTGTTCAAGCTGGACGCCGGCTCGTCCCATCAGAACCTGCGTGTGGAGGACCTGAGCGTGGAGTGGGACAGCTGCGGGGGCAAGGTCCAGGAGATCCGCAAGGACAAGAACCGCACCAACTCCCCCATGCACTCCCCTGCCAGGTGACTGCCGCCGGGGGGGGCTCATCCTTTCGGTCCCTTGGAGTGGGAACCCACATGCTCATCAGCGCCTCTCTGATCTGTgtttccttcttctcctctgacTGTCCCCGGCCCAACGCTCTCAGGACCGCCATGATGTCACCCAAGAGAGCTCCATCTGCCAGGGTCGGCAGAGATAGGTTCACTGCTGAGTCCTACACTGTACTGGGTATGTAGACAGGTAGAGTCCTACACTGTACTGAGTATACTAGGTATAGGCCCacccttattctctctctctgtctctctctctctcccccaccccctctctctgtctctctctctctctctctctctctctctctctctctctctctctctcgccctctctcgccctctccctccctctccctctctctctctctctctctctctctctctctctctctctctctctccctctccctctccctctccctctccctctccctctctctctctctgactcccagGAGACACCATGATCGACGCGGGCCAGCAGTACTGGGAGGTCCGCTTCGACAAGGAGAGCAAGGCCTTTGCGGTGGGCGTGGCCCTGCGTAACCTGGGCCGCTTCGACCAGCTGGGCAAGAGCAGCGCGTCCTGGTGCATCCACCTGAACAACTGGCTGCAGCAGAGCCTGACTGCCAAGCACAACAACAAGGCCCGCACCCTGGACTGCCCCATCCCCGACCGCATAGGGGTCTACTGCAACTAcgaagagggtgagggggaacattttacattttagtcatttagcagacgctcttatccagagcgacgtactgtaagtagagggacattcccctggggcaagtaaggtgaagtgctttgcccaaggacacaacatcatttggcacagccgggaatcgatctggcaaccttcagattacttgtCCCGGTTAAGTGGCTCAAAATGTACTACGTTTTCTGATCAATTACTACGTTTTTGAAACAGCATTGAAACTCAGCAAAGTTTGAAGCAAAGTGTTCATTAGAATTCAGAGTGACGGAGATTCCAACACACGTGAGCAAGATCCTGGGATCAGACTGGAATTTTTCTCCCAGACATTTGTCTAATGTAATTTCACAATTATTTTATGAGATTCTGCCATTGGTACAACTTGTGTTGGTcgcaacacacagaaacacgtcCATGcccgctcgcacacacacacactcacacacacgtccacgcacacacattcacacggaAGCCACTTTGTCacgtttgtgtgttttgcaCCGCTGGTGTTTTGTACCCGCAGGCGTGTTGTCCTTCTACAACTCCAGAACCAAGCAGCTGATGCACACCTTCAGAGCCAAGTTCCAGCAACCCGTTATACCTGCTTTCATGGTGAGAACAATATGATCACAGCTCAGCAATGATATCACTCCTGTATCCAGGACTgccaacttaaaaaaaaaaaccttggtgTGAGATTTGGTGCTAAgggcgagcttttgcgagctttaccaccaccaccaccactccccatccccccccccctttcacttGCTTCACTCCCCCCTCAATGTAACTCTCCcctggagtggggggggagacGAGGCGAGTTTACACAGCTGTTttcgcgtcaatgttgcttcactccgttaaccttgtttggcgttgccttttcagcgtgagatatacaaggtgtggcgtaagagcgtgagaaattgttgaaatgcgtgtgtcacacggcgaaaccgtgggAGTTcgcagctctgtgtatctccgAGAGAGATGATGCTAACACGAATCTATCGCTgcacctgcacccccccccccccccccccgcatgcCCTCCGTGAACCCAGAAGTGACGTGgctacttgttttttttttgcctgtgttctgctgccccctgcaggtgtGGAACGGCAGTTTCTCAGTGCAAACGGGGTTGCAGGTTCCCAGCGCCGTGCAGAGCGGCCAGAGGAAGAACAGTGGCACCAGCAGCTCCAACGCCAGCCTCACCTAGACCCGCAGTCTTCCcgccccggccccagccttagtcctggccccagccccaggcagaACTGCTGCAGAACCTTCCCCTAAACCCTGGCTGCCTAGCCTTGGAGCGCACCCGGCATCAGCACCAGCCATCCACCACTGctgacctccatctcctccacctctccctccccctctacctcccccctctccctccccctctccctccccctctacctccccctctccctccccctctccctccccctctccctccccctctacctccccctctccctccccctctccctctccctccccctctccctccccctctacctccccctctacctccccctctccctccacctccccctccatgcCATGCTGCCACCCTGGGGCTCCATGCCCTTCCTCTGtgccacctcctcctcagctTCCTCTGTGCCTTACAGAGATACCCTCAACAGTATTAAGTCAGTAATCACGACGTCGCTATTTCCTCCATAACAAACAATGCAACAAAAGGCCAAATGATGGTTACtcgttttatttatttgtttgcgTTACAAGTCTAGCGGTTACGTTCATTTGTCTGTATTGTACAGAGTAACACTGTAGTCATCTTCACAGATTGAATGTTTGGAAATACTCAGCTACTGTATCTAATTGCTTTCTAAGAAGCCAACTGAATTGTATAACCCTCATAACGACCAGTTGATAGTCTTTACATAAATGACTAGTTGTTACATAAGGAATGTACTGACACCGACATTGCTAACCAGCAGCTGTATGGACCAGAGAGGAAtacaacagacacacatcagTCGTAGAAGTATTATAGCTTGTAACGTTCATGTTACAAAGTATGGAAGAGGAAGTGTGGGCGAGGAGTCTGTAGGTTTACCATGTActaccacgtgtgtgtgtgtgtgtgtgtttgctcaccTAATGTAACGGTTTGCTTTCCTGAAAAGAGACTTTAGTTGCTCTCTGAATCGACTAGAGAAAATGGAACGGTCGTGAAAGACCATAATGAAAGGTAACATCACAGAAGAGCATTTGTTTATCAATGTTATCACTAGTCCCTAATCGTGTCACATACAGTAGTGTCTGAATTCAGTGCTTGGGTGCTCTTCTGTGCGTTTTAAGTTGCCACGTGGCTGGTACTGTATGCATCTTATAGATAGATATAACCTGCAATGCTTTAAAATGTTCCTGATCAGACTTTTTAACTTTATTTTACACGTGGTGTAAAATATCTCACAATGTAAATAGGTTTCTTTTTATTTCCACTACAGTATGTATCTGTCACACGAAGCAAATAAATCTGCAAGGCAGTCTTGTGTTTTCCTGtcacaacaaaaaatatatcaCGTACAACTATACATTTTGATAAGAAAAAATATTAAGAAACAACACTGATATGTAAAGCAAATATTTGATACTTCATTCGATGATATAAAATCAAAAGTTTTGGGGGGATTTAAATGTGCAAACgttcccccaaaaaaacaaacagacaaggtGCTAATCGTGACATCTACAAACAGATTTACCGTCCGGTAATTTGTAATTGAGTTGCCAACGAGCGCTGCCGACGAGGAGAAATCAATAAAGCGTTAATCTTTGAAGAGGCAGCGCTGACAGGTTGAGCTCCCGCAGGGGTTCTGGAGCGACTTCAAGTCTCATGGGCGCTGAGGAAAGAGCTAGAAGCGCGCCCGGGAGAAGACGACTCTTTTTTCCCCCGTCCGAAGCTTTGTCGTGATTTGCGAGACTCCCACGATCCAATCAGATGCCAGTGATTAGGACGGGCTCTCTCTTGGCCCTTCTTCCTGGACGTCACATGTCTGTCTTTATGTCTTCCTGATAGGCTTCGATGCAGGAACTTGGAAGAAG
The sequence above is a segment of the Hypomesus transpacificus isolate Combined female chromosome 26, fHypTra1, whole genome shotgun sequence genome. Coding sequences within it:
- the fsd1 gene encoding fibronectin type III and SPRY domain-containing protein 1, translated to MSEQKESLRKITTTLALKNEEIQNFVCCLKQSLENLEMNSNRVQEDMEAEFTSLHSVLDELKEGMVTRIKQERASRTYELQNQLSACSKALESSEDLLEQANQTLCSAETEDFTQAAKDIKDSVTMAPAFRLSLKAKASDNMSHMMVDFTQEREMLQAIKFLPVPATPEIQVSECQVCDNTVTVLWTLPEPDTKIDHYVLEHRRTNHEGPPRVREDYPWMVVEGIREMEHILTGLRFDTRYITFRVKACNKAVAGEFSEPVTLETHAFVFKLDAGSSHQNLRVEDLSVEWDSCGGKVQEIRKDKNRTNSPMHSPARTAMMSPKRAPSARVGRDRFTAESYTVLGDTMIDAGQQYWEVRFDKESKAFAVGVALRNLGRFDQLGKSSASWCIHLNNWLQQSLTAKHNNKARTLDCPIPDRIGVYCNYEEGVLSFYNSRTKQLMHTFRAKFQQPVIPAFMVWNGSFSVQTGLQVPSAVQSGQRKNSGTSSSNASLT